The Neoarius graeffei isolate fNeoGra1 chromosome 10, fNeoGra1.pri, whole genome shotgun sequence sequence gcaactgagggcctctctcacattggctaatatgttaatgttcatgaatccaccatcaggagaacactgaacaacaatcgtgtgcatggcagggttgcaaggagaaagccactgctctccaaaaagaacattgctgctcatatgcagtttgttaaagatcacgtggacaagccagaaggctattggaaaaatgttttgtggatgaatgagaccaaaatagaacttttggtttaaatgagaattgttatgtttggagaaaggaaaacactgcattccagcataagaaccttatcccatctgagaaacatggtggtggtagtatcatggtttgggactgttttgctgcacctgggccaggatggcttgccatcattgatggaacaatgaattctgaattatatcagagaactctaaaggaaaatgtcagaacatctgtccatgaactgaatctcaagagaaggtgggtcatgcagcaagacaacgaccctaagcacacaagtcgttctaccaaagaatggttaaagaagaataaagttaatgttttggaatggccaaatcaaagtcctgaccttaatccaatcgaaatgttgtggaaggacctgaagcgagcagttcatgtgaggaaacccaccaacatcccagaattgaagctgttctgtattgaggaatgggctaaaattcctccaagctggtgtgcaggactaatcaacagttaccggaaatgtttagttgcagttattgctgtacaaggggttcacaccagatactgaaagcaaatgttcacatacttttgccactcacagatatgtaatattggatcattttcctcaataaataaatgactgtgcattatatttttgtatcatttgtttaactgggttctctttatctacttttaggacttgtgtgaaaatctgatgatgttttaggtcatatttatgcagaaatatagaaaattctaaagggttcacaaactttcaagcacaactgtatgtCACTACATGACTTCAGGTTTCAGTATGCATATGCATGTGTGCAAGTGTTTCACACTGTCCATTGCTGTTATCTGGGGTTAATATAAACACATTTACATGCATAAATAGTGATAAATGTATGTTTAAAAAATAAGAAAATGCATTTTTCAAATAATTAGTTGTGAAACAATGCATTTATGGAtgacacagtagtgtagtggttagcactgtcacctcacagcaagaaggctctgggtttgagcccagcagtcgatgggggcctttctgtgtggagtttgcatgttctccccatgtctgtgtgggtttcctccgggtgctccagtttccgccacaattcaaagacatgcagttacgttagcatggggcagccatggtctgaggttgggctgaagtgcccttgagcaaggtacctaacccccaactgctccctgggcactgtagcattgcTACAGCACTCCTTCTTACGAAATATAcaataggttaaagcatgcccactgctctaggtatttgtgtgtgtgctcattgctcacttgtgtgtgcatgtgtgttcactgcttcagatgggttaaatgcagaggaggaatttcactgtgtgcttaagtctgtgcttgagtgtacatgtgacaaataaaggcttcttcttcttcttaatagaCCACTGATGAAAAATAGTGTGAAGACTTACAATGATAAGTGTTACAATTATCTTTGTATGTTCAAGAATTTCTTATTTTCTTTCCCGTAAGAGCATCAGTCATGGTAAACAATGGCAGATACCACATTTTACAGAAATGACGTTGAAGGCCTGTGATCTAGACCTCCCACAGAGTTCAGACAAGGCTTGTTTGATCAGGTTACATGATGCATTCTGTTGTACTTCCTTTCCTTTTCCTAGAAGCTAAATATGTTTCAAGAAACTTAGAACTATTAATGTTAATGGGATTAGAAAGACTGTTAGAAAGATTTGTCATCTTCATTTTGTTGTATATTTAGACAAGGAATGAAACATTCATCACCTTTATTCCACAACTTATAGAATGTTGTTCTTAGATATGAATGAAACCACATGTGGTTCACCTTCATTGTGAAATGCATAAGGTGGTCAGTCAACTATggtgaagctttttttttctatATACAAATGTTTAGTCAAAATGAATAGGCTGGTTTATAATGTCTTGAatagaaaatgcatgcatgtaaatGAAAGGTGATGGTAGTAtgattaaaatgtatttattatttataaataCAGATTGGGAATTACTTTCACACTTcacagaaaaaaaccccacaatcaCAACCATTTACTTTTAGAATTATTTACATGTTATTTCTTGAAAAACACTGTCAAATGTTACGAAAACATCAATGGctacatgaaaaagttgatttatcagTCATTTCTAAAATCATGTTCTTTATTAATTGTAAATCTTACAAAATATACAATAGGTTAAAGCATGCACACTGTTAGAGATTATACACTAAGGAACATTTGGGGGGAAAttatattaattaatttaaataaatgctgTTTTATTAGCACATTCATTCATGCTACAATACTACTGGAAATGAAGGCTGgttcactgatttatttcactTTTTTCTTTTCCAGGAGATATTATAAAGATATTTTTACAATACTTCATTCACAGCTTAATTTTCTATCCCGGTATGTTCGACTACAGTAGAGCTCTCCATCAGAGACTGAGCCTTGCTCACTCTCTCTGTAACGTATGCACTGGAGCTCCTCTTTGCTGAAGTTGAACTGCTTTCcacttctctcttcttcttcttcatggccCATCCTGTCCTCTTCCTCCTCATCTTCATCATCTGCCTGTCTGGCTCCTCCCAGTTCTGCCTGGTAACGATCAGGGCTGTACTGGCTCATCCTGTACAGGCTGTCCTCATCTTCCTCACGGCTCTCACCATCTGACTGAGAAAGACGGAGTTGGGGATGGTTCTTCTGGGACAGACTGAAAGGCTTGTCCTGACTGAAGTGAGACAGGAGACGAAGAGGGCTGGAAAGACATAACCGTCCTCTGCGTCTGAATACTTCACAGAGGAGATGATATTGGATGCATGTTAATAATTATTTGAAAAAacattttcaatgaaaaaataagTAGCTTAAAATGACCTGTTGACTGGTCATACCCTGTACCTCGGGTATCTAGTCCTTGGTCCATGATGCCGTGTTTGACCTTCATGTGACGCGTCAGATTCCCTTTCAGAGTGAACTTGCTGGGGCAATACAGGCACTTGAAAGGTTTGCTGTCTGAGTGCAAGTGCATGTGGCCCATCAGATTATGCATTCTGTTGAACTCCTTCCCACATAGCTGAAAAGAGAATATAACCATTTGCACTGCAGAAAATGAATACAATTGAAACTTTATAGACATTAGTAACAACGCTGTTATTTCTTCATTGTACATTTAAAGGAACACGCAGAAATTCCTTCCACATTCACTCTACTTGGTTACAAACATAAGTAGAGTTCGAGGAAACAGAGAAAACAGTGCAGTAAATTTAGCTGTTATCAAATACACTTAGAGCTGAGAGTAATCATGAATGGGTGAGCAGTGTAGCAAAAGGAAGAGGCCAGCAGAAAGGGCCAGAAGCCTATTGGGAAGGGCACTCCTGTGCTGTCCTTCCTCTACATTATTTTTTTCATTAGGGTGGGCCTTTCCTTCAGGAGGAGAGGGGGACTGTAAACTGTCCAAAAAGACCGTGAGAAAACAGGAAGTGCTCCCAAGCACAAGAGAAAGCGAGATGAAATCTATTTGCGGGGCCTTTTCTCAAGGGACAAGAACGCTATTGTTACAAGGGCAGTTTGTGAGGAGATATCCTTCCTATGGACAAGGAGACATAAGGTTGCCAAAAATGAAGCTATCTGGTCATCACCTCAAACCACCCATCTCAGCCTAAGGTCAAGCATTCCAAAACAGCAAGGAACCCAAAATTACTTGTTTTGGTATTACCTGTTCAAGTATTTGCATCtcattcttatatatatatatatatatatatatatatatatatatatatatatatatatatatatatatatatatataaaagtgctgtcaaagttaacgcgataataacgcgttaacgcgatctcaatttaacgcgattaaaaaaaatagtgccgttaacgcaaattctaatttggccctgcgggtcccccgtagttcctgctgaggcttgtcgcgcgctgcgtttaactgtaccaacaggtttaccgtccaaacgagatcacatgggattacctttcacaggtgagactggaaaaatacttttcaatacttttccttcagtctaaagtttcccagctcatctccaccgggtagtgtataagcagtgagcattagataatacagtgccacactatgatgaacgtttttgaacgtatgatgaatgtttttatttttgttatctgtttttttcttcttttatggcaaatacttctcttcaaaagaaactaatgaagagtaaaataattttttttttattttcacagtgatatgcattttatttttcatcccttggttttctcatctaatatggaagttatggatgtcagtggctgtgacaagacgtgttatgctctgcaataaaaaaaaaaaacattggtacaaagcaagcccattcacttttttatgctgataagagaattacaatggtttttcatgtgacaaaaatgtgcgattaaattgcgattaatcgcgagttaactatgacagtcgcgacattaatcacgattaaatattttaatcgcttgacagcactaatatatggttagtgctgtcgcctcacagcaagaaggtccgggttcgagccccgtggccggcgagggcctttctgtgcggagtttgcatgttctccccgtgtccacgtgggtttcctccaggtgctccggtttcccccacagtccaaagacatgcaggttaggttaactggtgactctaaattgaccgtaggtgtgaatgtgagtgtgaatggttgtctgtgtctatgtgtcagctctgtgatgacctggcgacttgtccagggtgtaccccgcctttcgcccatagtcagctgggataggctccagcttgcctgcgaccctgtagaacaggataaagcggctagagataatgagatgggatgagttcCATGAGTTAATAAGAGCAGGTAGAAATTTAACCAAAACTGAAATGTATTCAGTTCCTAACACATTTATGATGTAATCTGAAATTACGCAATTCATGAAAAAATGACCGGATACAGCCTCCTCTGGAAACTAAGGATTTTACCTGACCTTGACTTTTACTAATtttctttattcaccatgttatgAGATTTAGGCTTGCATAATAATACCTCGCTTTGCATTTGGTTGGGTTATCATAATGGAGGTCATGCTGTGACTGACCTTGCATTTGTAAGGCTTGATGTCTGAGTGGACAATCATGTGAGCCTTGAGTGTCTGCTTCTGGACAAAGCTCTTGTAGCATAGGTGGCACTGGTAGGCTCGAATGTTGGTGTGGATCAAAATGTGGCGCTTCATGTTAGCCAGCAGGGTGAATTCACGGCCACAGATGCGGCACTTATGCTCCTTCACGCCCTGCAAAATATGTTGAAATGATTTCATGACAAGGGGAGTAGGATATGTCAAAAGTCCTTATAGATCATGCAGTTGATGAGACATTATGATGAATATCATtcatttttaaatccaaatgttGATTGCATTAATATCTAAATCCAAATTTTGAAACTGCAAGGTTATCAGTCTGCACATTATAAAGCTCACTCAATTTATACGTGGTCTGTTACAGCTAAATTCCAACATTTTGTTTGTTGTTGTCTTCTGCAACTACTTTATCTTGCCCTTATCTCCCTAAGAATATTCACACTTACCTTGTGGGtcagggtgtgctgcttgaggtgATGGGACTGCACAAACTCCATACCACACTCACTACAGATGAACGGTCGTATGTCCTTGTGCTTCATCATATGGTTTTGCAGCTGACTTGGGTACTGGAAACTCTTGCCACACTCACTGCAGCTGTACTGTGCTGGTCCACGGTGGACTGTCAGATGTCGTTTCAGCTGTGCAAGTGTTGGAAAGTCGAGgccacactccacacacacattttcttgGCCCCTCTCATGCTTAATCTCATGGGCCTTAAGCTCACTTGGGTAGGCAAAACCTCGAGCACACACACTGCAACTGTATGGCTTGATATCGCTGTGTTGCATCATGTGTCTCTTTAAGTGACTCGTCTGAGTGAATGCCTTATGGCACACCTGGCACTTATGGGGACGGGCACcttggtgggtgagcatgtgtgtgtgcaggtggcTCAGCTGCTTGAAAAGCTTCCCACAAAGGCCACAGCCATGTGGCTTGATGCCACTGTGGCCTAGGATGTGTGTGACAAGGTTGTACTTGGATGTGTAGGACTTCTCACACATGCGGCACTTCCACCGTTTCTGTTCACCTCCTACATCCACATAGTAGCTATCATCTATGTGGATGTTCAGGCCAAACTTCTCAGCACTGCTCAGCCCAGCTCTGGAGCCTTCTGTGCCTCTTCTGTAATATCTTGGCACCTCATGTTGGTAGAAGGAATTGGGAGCAAAGTGCATGACTGGGCCTGGCATCAGGAATGGGAAAGGGACCAAGCTTGGACGGAGGGGTGGGAAGTATGGAGAAGGAGGgtgcaggagaagaggagatgaAGGCCATATTGGCATGGGCTTTACTGTTTCTTGTTTGACTTGCACTGTATCATATCTGCCCAGAACTCTGTGAAACTGAAGCTTGTTGAGATCAATCATCTCCGGGATATATTTGGGTGGTAGAGGTTTGGTAGGGACAGGTTGAGCAATATGGTAGGGAAGATGGGAGAGGTCAACAGTTCTGGTAATGCAATTATCTGCCCTTTTGGGCTCATAATCAGTGGAGTCCATATTGAGAGGGCTGAGCAGCTAGTCTGCTAATAAAAGAACCTCTCAGGTAGAAAGATGTTGTGGTTATGGGTCTGGACAAGTCCTCAAATTAGTGTCAATTGGGTTGTTTTTTCTACCATAAATTATGGATTTGTCCATCACGTGCCTGGGAAGATAGACATCAAAAgtcattaatccatccatccatccatccatcatctgtaaccgcttatcttatgcagggtcgcaggcaagctggagcctatcccagctgactatgggtgagaggcggggtatgccctggacaagttgtcagatcatcacagggctgacacagagataaacaactcacacctacggtcaatttagagccaccaattaacttaacctgcatgtctttggactgtgggggaaactggagcacacccacgcagagaacatgcaaactccacacagaaaggcccccatcagccattgggctcaaacccagaacctttttgctgtgaagcgacagtgctaaccgctactgtTTTGCCCAAAAGTCATGAATGTAAATGTAAATTCATAAGAGTTGACATAGAGAAGAGATTCATTGCAACTGATATTGTCAACAGATATTTGAAAAATACTAAAGACAGACTGTAATGAGAAATAATTAATTCTAATGACCAATATTCAAACAGGAAATGTATACAGATTGACAAACCACTTTTGTTATTTTTGTGTCACTTTTTTTGCTTCTCCATGTTGGTTTACTGCACTCATCTTTCACTCTGGCACAGCAAGCACTTCTCTCTTTGCACCGTACTACACAACAATCATTTGTTTGATACTTTTTGGTGAAATGTACATGTactatatctcttttcaccagggtGTCTTTGGTTAACGTTGCTAAATAGAGGGAAAGTGATAAATACTGGAAAAAAGAGAAATACTAGAACTTCAGTAGTTCTTCTTCATTTTGGTATTTCGAGTTTGTGCCATTGTTATTACTCTGAAAATAATTTCCCAAAAATACCAAAACTATTTTTAAActcatatttttaactttaaaataaaaacctaaaTTCTTTTTGAAAAATGGCCCAAATTGAATAGAAAATTCTATATATGTAAAGAACACCTCATACACTTTCATCCCATAAATAGGTGGTTATGATGTGAAATACATGTTGTTTTTAAGTCAAAGTCATATCCAACATTCACCAAATGTAGACATTGGATAAATAAAAATGACCTTATTTTTATGGCTAACCTTAAGTAGATGAAAAGACACAGTGAAATTACACATTTTATGAAAGTATATAGTACATGCAAATGAGCTATACTCACACACAACTCATAATACGCCCATGAACACCCACAAAACACCTGTAAAAACTAAATAGTCTTACCTCAATGACCACAAGGACTCTGCCCAGCTTGATATCCCTAATGGATTCAGGTAATAAACTCAAGCTCCTCCTCGCTCAGTGCTCCCCGATTAAATACTAccctagcctgtgtgtgtgtgtgtgttagcaagcCACGCGCTTACCTGTCGCTTGCCCTGTGCTCTGGACAATGAGCCTCCAATACAGCAGACAGCATTTGAAGTGACTTAAGAAAGAGAACAGGAACAAATCACTTTGTTCCCATTTTTCAGATGAGTACCTTCGGAGAGGAGGAAGGAAGGGAGGGGAGAGGAAGTCAACAAGCCTGTGCCTTCCTGTTGAAAAATAAGGAAACATTAGATAGACATCTCCATTCCTCTTCAAACTTTTACACTTGTGTGGCTTAGAAAAGCCTAAATGTGTTCATTATTTACAGACGAATAGATTTCGAGCTGATCATCATAGGAATGCTGGACATATTGTGGATTCTTTAGACAAGCAATAAATACTGCAAAGAAAAACCTAATGGTGCATAGCAGTTTAACTCCTCTATaggttgtttgttttgataggagTGGAGAAACCTTCCTTGTTCCAGCTAAGATACAGTGAATGAAATGTTTTACTCTCTGCCTTAGGTGAAGTATCATCATAGTTTTATTCAAGAGACACATGTACAAAACTGAACAAAGAAAGTCATTTAAGACTGAGAGCTATACACAAGAGTAAACCATAGAAGATTAAAGCTGAACTACATACAGTATGTTACCACAATACAAGCTCTTTTATAATACATTGTCCGCTTCTGAGTCAGTTTACTTCTGGGCTCACCGGAattcaatttttttaaaatcatggtTTGCTAGCTGTAGAACTGAAcatcaagatgatcagcaaaatgTGTTGTATCTGCCGACAGCTTCACATTTTTAAAGAAGCAATTTAatgagggcagcacagtggtgcagtggttagcactgttgtcccacagcaagaaggttctaggtttgaacacTGCAGCTgagtggggcctttctgtgtggagtttgcatgttctcccccttcctctgggtgctctggtttcctcccacaatctaaagacatgccgattacagttgtgcttgaaagtttgtgaaccctttagaatttcctatatttctgcataaatatgacctaaaacaatcagattttcacacaagtcctaaaagtagataaagagaatccagttaaacaaatgagacaaaaatattatacttggtcatttatttaatgaggaaaatgatccaatattacatatctgtgagtggcaaaagtatgtgaacctttgctttcagtctctggtgtgacccccttgtgcaccaataactgcaactaaatgtttccggtaactgttgatcagtcctgcacactgacttggaggaattttagcccattcctccatacagaacagcttcaattctgggatgttggtgggtttccttacatgaactgctcgcttcaggtccttccacaacatttcgatgggataaaggtcaggacttggccattccaaaacattaactttattcttctttaaccattctttggtagaacaacttgtgtgcttagggtcttgctgcatgacccaccttctcttgagattcagttcatgtacagatgtcctgacattttcctttagaatttgctggtataattcagaattcattgttccatcaatgatggcaagccgtcctggcccaggtgcagcaaaacaggccacaatcatgtttcacagatgggataaggttcttatgctggaatgcagtgttttcctttctccaaacataacgcttctcatttaaaccaaaaagtcctattttggcctcatccatccacaaaacattttttccaatggccttctggcttgtccatgtgatctttagcaaactgcagatgagcggcaatgttctttttggagagcagtggctttctccttgcaaccctgccatacacatcattgttgttcagtgttctcctgatggtggactcatgaacattaaccaatgtgagagaggccttcagttgcttagaagttaccctggggtcctttgtgacctcgccgactattacacaccttgctcttggagtgatctttgttgatcgaccactcttggggagggtaacaatggtcttgaatttcctccatttgtacacaatctgtctgactgtggattggtggagtccaaactctttagagatggttttgtaaccttttccagcctgatgagcatcaacaatgctttttctgaggtcctcagaaatctcctttgtttgtgccatgagacacttccacaaacatgtgttgtgaagatcagactttgatagatccctgttctttaaataaaacagggtgcccactcacacctgattgtcatcccattgattgaaaacacctgactccaatttcaccttcaaattaactgctaatcctagaggttcacatacttttgccactcacagatatggtatgtaatattggatcattttcctcaataaataaatgaccaagtataatatttttgtctcatttgtctaactgggttctctttatctactttaggacttgtgtgaaaatctgatgatgttttaggtcatatttatgcagaaatatagacaattctaaagggttcacaaaatttcaagcaccactgtaggtcaatTGGCTGTTCTAAATTGGCCatagttgtgaatggttgtttgtctatgttttAGCCCTATTGCAGATgaacaacctgcccagggtgaaccctgcctcagcTGGAGTTGGGTCCAGCATCCCCcaaaaccctgatggataagtgctacagataatgggtggatggatggaaattagtGAGATACACCAGGTGTATCCAAAGTCCAGCCCTGCAGCCTACAGAGAGTTGTTAATTGGCCAGCAGCTTTGTTCTTAGAATGTATGATAGTTGGCCATGTGTTCAATTCCCTAAAGGCAGCAGAGgtaattgtacaaccccgattccaaaaaagttgggacgaaagtacaaattgtaaataaaaacggaatgtaataatgtggaagtttcaaaattccatattttattcagaatagaacatagatgacatatcaaatgttgaaactgagaaaatgtatcatttaaagagaaaaattaggtgattttaaatttcatgacaacagtccatctcaaaaaagttgggacaaggccatgtttaccactgtgagacatccccttttctctttacaacagtttgtaaacgtctggggactgaggagacaagttgctcaagtttagggataggaatgttaacccattcttgtctaatgtaggattctagttgctcaactgtcttaggtcttttttgtcgtatcttccattttatgatgtgccaaatgttttctatgggtgaaagatctggactgcaggctggccagttcagcaaccggacccttcttctacgcagccatgatgctgtaattgatgcagtatgtggtttggcattgtcatgttggaaaatgcaaggtcttccctgaaagaggcgtcgtctggatgggagcatatgttgctctagaacctggatatacctttcagcattgatggtgtctttccagatgtgtaagctgcccatgccacacgcactaatgcaaccccataccatcagagatgcaggcttctgaactgagcgctgataacaacttgggtcgtccttctcctctttagtccgaatgacacggcgtccctgatttccataaagaacttcaaattttgattcgtctgaccacagaacagttttccactttgccacagtcc is a genomic window containing:
- the znf366 gene encoding zinc finger protein 366; its protein translation is MDSTDYEPKRADNCITRTVDLSHLPYHIAQPVPTKPLPPKYIPEMIDLNKLQFHRVLGRYDTVQVKQETVKPMPIWPSSPLLLHPPSPYFPPLRPSLVPFPFLMPGPVMHFAPNSFYQHEVPRYYRRGTEGSRAGLSSAEKFGLNIHIDDSYYVDVGGEQKRWKCRMCEKSYTSKYNLVTHILGHSGIKPHGCGLCGKLFKQLSHLHTHMLTHQGARPHKCQVCHKAFTQTSHLKRHMMQHSDIKPYSCSVCARGFAYPSELKAHEIKHERGQENVCVECGLDFPTLAQLKRHLTVHRGPAQYSCSECGKSFQYPSQLQNHMMKHKDIRPFICSECGMEFVQSHHLKQHTLTHKGVKEHKCRICGREFTLLANMKRHILIHTNIRAYQCHLCYKSFVQKQTLKAHMIVHSDIKPYKCKLCGKEFNRMHNLMGHMHLHSDSKPFKCLYCPSKFTLKGNLTRHMKVKHGIMDQGLDTRVFRRRGRLCLSSPLRLLSHFSQDKPFSLSQKNHPQLRLSQSDGESREEDEDSLYRMSQYSPDRYQAELGGARQADDEDEEEEDRMGHEEEEERSGKQFNFSKEELQCIRYRESEQGSVSDGELYCSRTYRDRKLSCE